The Dethiosulfovibrio peptidovorans DSM 11002 genome has a window encoding:
- a CDS encoding cupin domain-containing protein, with amino-acid sequence MKEYTGSLRDITLDDASGPTMEKRIVFSPKVHDWPGHVVRYFTIKAGTGNPLHCHEWPHWGLILKGEATAIVDDQTFELKEGGWFYIPPKVHHRFQAKEHCDFHFICMVPEEGDRLPPTLVE; translated from the coding sequence ATGAAAGAATATACCGGATCGTTAAGAGACATAACGCTGGACGACGCCAGCGGTCCCACCATGGAAAAAAGAATCGTATTCAGCCCGAAAGTCCACGACTGGCCAGGACACGTGGTACGCTATTTCACCATAAAAGCGGGAACGGGAAACCCGCTTCACTGCCACGAATGGCCTCATTGGGGGCTGATCCTGAAAGGAGAGGCTACGGCGATCGTAGACGACCAGACGTTCGAACTCAAGGAGGGCGGCTGGTTCTACATACCTCCGAAGGTGCACCATAGATTCCAGGCCAAGGAACATTGCGACTTCCATTTCATCTGCATGGTACCCGAGGAGGGGGATAGACTTCCTCCCACACTGGTGGAGTAA
- the gpt gene encoding xanthine phosphoribosyltransferase translates to MGSEERYHKTFSVSWEQIQRDCKALAWRLLDRKWERIIGIARGGLIPAAIIARELDIRLVDTVCVSSYTMKRQGELEILKQIDTSSKGEGWLIVDDLVDTGKTAKVVRDMFPEARFAAVYAKPEGRPYVDTYITEVSQDTWILFPWDAEAQYSDPISMRQK, encoded by the coding sequence ATGGGTTCGGAGGAAAGATACCACAAGACTTTCTCTGTATCGTGGGAACAGATTCAGAGAGACTGCAAGGCCCTGGCCTGGAGACTTTTGGACCGCAAGTGGGAGAGGATAATAGGTATAGCAAGAGGGGGACTCATCCCCGCCGCCATAATAGCTAGAGAGCTCGATATAAGGCTGGTCGATACCGTATGTGTATCCAGCTATACCATGAAGCGTCAGGGCGAGCTGGAGATATTGAAGCAGATCGACACGTCCAGCAAGGGCGAGGGGTGGCTTATCGTGGACGATCTCGTCGATACCGGCAAGACTGCGAAGGTTGTCAGGGATATGTTTCCGGAGGCTCGGTTCGCAGCGGTTTATGCCAAACCGGAGGGAAGGCCGTACGTCGATACGTACATAACCGAGGTCAGTCAGGATACCTGGATACTGTTCCCCTGGGACGCCGAGGCCCAGTATTCGGATCCCATAAGCATGAGGCAAAAATAA
- a CDS encoding XdhC family protein codes for MTPEIIEAMERSIRERVPGVLCTVVAKNGSTPCRIGSKMWVEKNGTTIGTVGGGALERETISKAQKLLSDDRPHEMMEYRLEAESSDTEGLICGGSTAIFMEAIGRRRDLVIFGAGHVGRAVGTIASLCGYSVIFWDDRDGITAPSSCSKFVNLPLEEAIDTLPMEPGVSVVICTWAHGKDGDVVKLLDGRNPSYVGMLSSKKKAATLWETLEKEGVSKEHLERIHTPIGLEIGAGSPQEIAVAIMAEIISNDSGKSSSGCPSAI; via the coding sequence ATGACCCCAGAGATAATCGAAGCGATGGAAAGGTCTATAAGAGAGAGAGTCCCCGGAGTACTCTGCACGGTAGTGGCGAAAAACGGATCCACCCCCTGTCGGATAGGTTCGAAGATGTGGGTCGAAAAAAACGGCACCACGATCGGCACGGTCGGAGGTGGAGCTCTGGAAAGAGAGACCATATCGAAAGCGCAGAAGCTGCTCTCAGATGACCGTCCTCACGAGATGATGGAATACCGGCTGGAGGCGGAATCTTCCGATACGGAGGGGCTTATATGCGGAGGCAGCACCGCCATCTTCATGGAGGCGATAGGCAGGAGAAGAGATCTGGTCATATTCGGAGCAGGACACGTGGGACGGGCGGTGGGAACCATAGCCTCCCTCTGCGGTTACTCCGTGATTTTCTGGGACGACAGAGACGGGATAACGGCTCCATCGAGCTGTTCTAAATTTGTGAATCTGCCTCTCGAAGAGGCCATCGACACCCTCCCGATGGAACCGGGAGTCTCCGTCGTTATATGCACCTGGGCCCACGGAAAAGACGGAGACGTGGTGAAACTCCTGGATGGCAGGAATCCATCCTACGTCGGCATGCTTTCCTCCAAAAAGAAGGCCGCCACCCTGTGGGAAACACTGGAAAAAGAGGGAGTATCCAAAGAACATCTAGAGAGAATCCATACCCCCATAGGACTGGAAATCGGAGCCGGGTCCCCTCAGGAAATAGCTGTGGCAATAATGGCCGAGATCATCTCCAACGATTCCGGAAAAAGCTCCTCCGGCTGTCCTTCCGCAATCTGA